A region of Silurus meridionalis isolate SWU-2019-XX chromosome 17, ASM1480568v1, whole genome shotgun sequence DNA encodes the following proteins:
- the LOC124399997 gene encoding matrix metalloproteinase-9-like, translated as MRIGILAFMVLGTCTLSAWCHPIKPKFVVFPGDVLKNMTDTDLAQSYLKRFGYMDILNKSGHQGLVSTSKALKRLQNQLGLKETGHLDQSTIEAMKKPRCGVPDVRNYQTFEGDLKWDHNDVTYRILNYSPDLDASIIDDAFARAFSVWSDVTPLTFTRLYDGTADIMISFGKKNHGDPYPFDGKDGLLAHAYPPGEEIKGDAHFDDDEFWTLGNGPEIKTYFGNAEGAMCHFPFRFKGKSYSTCTTVGRDDGLPWCATTADYGKDGKYGICPSELLFTYGGNGDGEECVFPFVFEGKTYTSCTTEGRNDGYRWCATTASFDQDKKYGFCPNRDTAVMGGNSEGEPCHFPFRFLGKTYSSCTSVGRSDGKLWCATTSSYDKDNKWGFCPDKGYSLFLVAAHEFGHALGLEHSNIQDALMYPMYKYIADFSLHQDDIEGIQYLYGPKNGPEPTPPKSSTTTSTQKPKSTTTPPKTTSASFTITSSVSMPGKPSVDPCEVDKFDAITEIQGKLHFFKDGYYWKSSSGGNKHHPVSFNVSKRWPTLPTKLDTVFEDPLTKKIYFFAGTRFWMFTGQKVMGPRRIEKLGLPFSLKKVEGALQREKGKVLLFSGEDYWRLDLKAQRIDEGYPRHTETDFAGVPIDAHDVFLYKRHYYFCRDIFYWRMTTKQKVNKVGYVFELLNCPNV; from the exons ATGAGAATAGGCATCTTAGCATTTATGGTTCTTGGCACCTGCACTTTAAGTGCATGGTGCCACCCAATTAAACCCAAGTTTGTGGTCTTCCCTGGGGATGTACTCAAAAACATGACAGACACAGATTTGGCTcag aGCTACCTGAAGCGATTTGGGTATATGGATATACTGAATAAGAGTGGACACCAGGGATTAGTGTCTACTTCCAAAGCTCTGAAGAGGCTGCAGAATCAGTTGGGTCTTAAAGAGACTGGCCATCTGGATCAATCCACAATCGAGGCCATGAAAAAGCCACGTTGTGGTGTTCCAGACGTCCGCAACTATCAGACATTTGAAGGAGACCTGAAGTGGGATCACAATGACGTTACATACAG gaTTCTGAACTACTCACCAGACTTAGACGCCTCTATTATTGACGATGCTTTTGCCCGAGCCTTCAGTGTGTGGAGTGATGTCACACCTCTAACTTTCACACGTCTCTATGATGGCACTGCTGACATTATGATCTCATTTGGGAAAAAGA atcatggAGATCCCTACCCATTTGATGGGAAAGATGGCCTGCTGGCACATGCCTATCCACCTGGTGAAGAGATAAAGGGAGATGCTCactttgatgatgatgaattcTGGACCCTTGGCAATGGACcag aaaTCAAGACCTACTTTGGCAATGCAGAAGGTGCCATGTGTCATTTCCCTTTCCGGTTTAAAGGGAAGTCGTATTCCACTTGCACCACTGTAGGTCGCGATGATGGCCTGCCATGGTGTGCAACAACTGCTGATTATGGCAAAGATGGAAAATATGGTATCTGCCCTAGCGAGC TTCTTTTTACATATGGAGGAAATGGAGATGGTGAAGAATGTGTCTTTCCATTTGTGTTTGAGGGGAAAACATATACCAGCTGTACCACTGAAGGACGTAACGATGGGTATCGTTGGTGCGCCACTACAGCCAGCTTTGACCAGGACAAGAAATATGGATTCTGTCCTAACAGAG ATACTGCTGTGATGGGTGGAAACTCTGAGGGGGAGCCATGTCACTTTCCTTTCAGGTTCCTGGGGAAAACCTACAGTTCCTGCACAAGTGTAGGCCGCAGTGATGGAAAACTGTGGTGTGCCACAACCAGCAGCTATGACAAGGATAATAAATGGGGCTTTTGCCCAGATAAGG GTTACAGTCTGTTTCTGGTGGCAGCTCATGAGTTTGGACATGCCCTTGGTCTTGAACATTCCAACATCCAGGATGCTTTGATGTACCCAATGTACAAATATATAGCTGACTTTTCTCTACACCAGGATGACATTGAAGGCATCCAGTATCTCTATG GACCCAAAAATGGCCCAGAACCTACCCCACCCAAATCATCAACCACTACATCTACTCAAAAACCCAAATCCACTACAACACCACCAAAGACTACTTCTGCCAGTTTTACAATAACTTCATCTGTGTCTATGCCTGGAAAACCCTCAGTTGATCCTTGCGAGGTGGATAAATTTGATGCAATCACAGAGATCCAGGGAAAGCTTCATTTCTTTAAAGATGG GTACTACTGGAAGTCCTCAAGTGGTGGCAACAAGCATCACCCAGTTTCTTTCAATGTCTCGAAGAGATGGCCTACCCTGCCAACTAAACTTGACACTGTTTTTGAGGATCCTCTTACTAAAAAGATTTACTTCTTTGcag GCACTCGGTTTTGGATGTTTACTGGACAGAAAGTAATGGGACCACGCAGAATTGAGAAACTTGGCTTGCCTTTTAGCTTGAAGAAGGTTGAAGGAGCATTGCAAAGGGAAAAAGGCAAAGTGCTGCTTTTTAGTGGGGAGGATTATTGGAG GCTGGATCTAAAGGCTCAGAGGATAGATGAAGGATACCCCCGCCACACTGAAACTGACTTTGCTGGTGTCCCAATAGATGCTCACGATGTGTTCCTTTATAAGC gACACTATTATTTCTGTCGAGATATCTTCTACTGGAGAATGACCACCaaacaaaaagttaataaaGTTGGATATGTCTTTGAACTTCTAAATTGTCCCAATGTCTGA